CTGAAATCTGAACAGGTGATGCTGTGCAAGCACcaactgcaggcagcacagcacacagaggcAGGTCGGCCCCGTGGCAGCAGtacagctctgctctctccaGCACGCTGTCCTGCAGCCCTCGCCGTTCCCCAAATCCTGCCCACAGGATGGGATGCTTTcagccccagagcagctgtggccGCAGGCCATGCTGGGGGCTCCGACCCAAACCCACCTTCTGGTTGAAGGGCCAGCGCAGGAGCGCGTCGTTGGGTCCTTTCATCACCACGAAGAACAGGGACAGATGGGTCCCACGCCCGGTGCCGTCCCCATTCAGGTAAACGCGCAGACACATCTTGTAGCCATACTTGCTTGTGTAGAAAGCTGTTAACAAACACAGTGTGGGTCAGAAAGTGCGAAGCCTGGCACCAAGCACCCTCCAAAGACTCTGCAGTTGGGACCCCAGAAGAATCCAGGCTGGGGTTTTACAGAGCAGTGGGGGGAGGAGGGCACACCAACACTGAACGCCCCTCATTTCCCAGCAccccagagctgcagggaggggTGCAGCCCCACATGGCCCAACAGAGCAGCCCACCAGCCGCCTCCTTACAAAGCAACTGGGCGGTAACTTCCTTCTATTTGTCCTACAATGGATTTTAtctgctctctctctgctcctgcatTTTAATATAAACCCAACAATTGtactcattttcctttcccagcCCACCCCTCTCTGCTCCCAGCTTTCTCCTTCCCAATCTGAACAATCCCCATCTGCCCATTTTGCTTTGTAAGAGGGAAAACCACCTCCGTAACGACTTTTTTCTAAACCAAACATAGCACTTGCTTCTCAGCCCAGTTCCTCAGCACATGGAATGGAAACTTCTCATCTAAGCAGCACAATCAACTACTGCAGGAAGAAAGGTGTGCAACCCTACTCTTGCAAGACGGAAAGGAAAAGATAGTCCTGCCCCTTCCATAGACATCCCAGTGTGCCAGGCAGAGGCaatcttcccttccctccagctgCCTGCTCATGCCCCTCCAGGAGCTGACTTGGTCATGACTTCAGACACAAGTTGGGTCCCCCAGCGAGGGCACTGCAATATGAGCTCCTTTAgggcacagggagcagcagggcccAGGAGCTGCCACCTCACTCTGGGCTCTAAAACAAAACTGCAGCCTCAGGAGGTGCTGAGGTCAAGAAACTCCTGAGTGCTGGGCAGGAAATGGGGCGCAGGGGTTAAGGTCCTATCTCTGAGCCAAACAAAATAGATCTGAACCCGATTTAGTTGCTCTGAGAAGGAAGGAAGTACCGCCTTTCTAGAACAGGACAGAGACCAGGGGTTTTCCACAGCTGTCACTGACTTTTAGAAGGAAATGCTAATTGCATGCACAGTTTCAGTGTCAGTTTAGTTCTCTTCAAGAAGGGGGAATCCTTTTGCTTTCAGGTTTTCATTAGCAAAAGGACTCCAGACAGTCTTCACCCAGGAAACAGTTAACAATAAAAGTGCCACTGCTTTTATCTCCTGGCCCAGCAACAATGTGGTTTTTCATTGCACCAGGAGCAGTGCACCATCTATGCCCCCAGCTCACATGCAGCTCTGGCCAGTTTCAAAAAGTGCCACGAAGGGCAATTCCCAAGCTAAAACAGCTGCATTTTCcactgagaaatgaaaacaccTTCTACAATGCAGAGAGCACCTCCTCCAGCAGAGCACTTTCATTCAGCCCAATGCTTCTTatgaacacaaaacaaaccagaagaTGGTTCAGATTTCcctgagaaagagagaagaccagaagcacagcagagcGACCATGCATTCCACATGCTAAGGTCATCATTACAAACCCCACAGCCAGATGAGGCACAAAAAggttttttccattttgtggcAATAACCTGGAGAGAAGATCGCAGGAGAGCGGCCCGTGATCGCTTCCTGGCGCTTCCTGGCAAATTCTGTTATCTTCCAGATGAAAACACCATCGTAGGTGGAAGCCTCCATGTTGCGGATCTTTTCCTCCATCTCAGCCATGGCCAGGTCTTTCAGCCCAATGCTCCTTTCCAGCTGCCGAACCTGCTCAGTGGAACAGACGGCGCAGCCTGGTCAGACACACTGCAGCGAGCAAAGGGCCGGGGGTAGAAATGCAGGAATGTAAGGCAAtccaccacaacctcctttggAACCCCATCGTTCTGGAGAACACGCACAAATACAGCTCAGTGTCTGAGCCGAAACCTTCCTGCTGTGAATGGAAAACCTCCCTCCATGAGCACTTTTGTTGTGCTGCAGATCAAGGGGTGaggttgggggaaaaaaaagaaagtcacttTTGTGACAAAAGTAGACTGAGAAACAGAAGGACCTATACACAGCCAACCAAGTTTGTTGCTGTGAGGCAGCAGGGTTACGTCTGTATTGGCAGATCCTATACTGAGAGAGCACAGAAACTACAAACCGCACAATTCCCAGGGCCTCAGATGTAAGGACACCGTGCTGGAACACAGAGCTGGGAGAGCTCCTTCTCTCAGGCTGAGCCTCCACCATCACACTTCTACAACGAGTGGCTGGGAACGCAATGAGATTCAGTGCAACGCCAGCTCCTCCCTGTCCAGCTGGAGGACTTCACCTAAGAACAGCGCTTGCATCACTTAATTACTGAGAGACCCTAAAGCATTTGCTTTAGGTCAATTCAATTCCCATCTTTCCAGGAAGCTTTCCAGGTTGGGCATAGTCTCAAATGTATCTTAGTGCTACCTTCAGGGAGCACTTTAGGGAGAGACAGGACACAGGTGGAGCTTTGCTAACAACACGGAACACACAGCTGACAGAAGgctctgctcagagcacaggATGCCCGCGCCAGGCACTGCACACCTTGTTACTCAGTGTCTCGATCTGCTCCTGGTCTAATCGGTGCTGCCGGCTGTACGCTTCTGCTGTCAGAGATACCCTTTCTACCTCTCTATTGAGCACGCAGACAATGTTCTCAAAGgtcactgttttcttctccagggCGTCACACCTTCCCAAGAGCTCCAGGGACTTGAAGAGCTCCGACTCTGGGCACAGGGAGTTTGCTGCCAGCAGTGGAGAGCTGCTCTGTGATGAGGGAAGGGCAGGAAGGTGCTTCAGGCCTCCGGATCCACTCTTGAGGCTGAGCACAAAACTCAGCAGCATGTACAGATGCTCTGCCAGACACTTGCTTTCGTGTTCTGgtagcttttcattttccaccTACATGAAGAGAAATATATCCCATTCAGCAAGCTCAAGCTGTCACCATCCACAGAAAAATGTCCTCCTCTCGAGGCCACAATGTTAGCTTCAAattataaagggaaaaaaaatcaaagaaaaacagtttaaaaaacgtggattttgttggtgtttttgttttattacagaAAAGCTGCGATCATATACAGTGATGGATGCTTAATGCTCCCTCAGCTGCACACACTGTCCTACTCTGCCCTCCTCCAGCCCTTTGCAGAAGGGCTCTGTCAGACTGACTTAGCAGCACCAAAGGACAAAGCCTCACATAATCCTCCTGAGAAGGGATTTACACTGACATCACCACTAAGAGCCGAGAAAACCACATCACATAGAAATACTGCCCTGCCCAAGCTCCAGCAGTGGAACAAGCTGTGGGATGCCCACGTCCATGCTGACAGCACTGTAACCACTTGGAGCCTCAAAGCATTTGGTGCAGTTCTCAAAATGTCCTTCTGCACTGCTCGTTCTCTGGTACCCAAAATCTGTGCAGTAGATAATATCAAGTGGCATTTACAAAGGCTCTAAAACACCCCTCTGCTGTAATAGCTGAGCACCAGCACCTGCAACAGGTCAGGCTACAGCCATCTGCAGGTCATAGCTAGCACTGGAACTGAAAAGAGCAGATAACCCTTACCATCTCAGCACAGCCAACAACCTCGAATCTGCAAGGCACTTTACATTTGCCACAATTCTTCACGTGGTCCTGAAactagaagagaaagaagataatGTTAAACGGATCTGATGTCACACAGGTCACTCCCTCTCCAGCTCACTGAGGTCTGGGAACCCAAAGACAAATCGAAGAACAGCCTCAAACCAATGCTGGCAGCCGCACTGCAcctcagctgctcacagctggCAGCTGCCCTGAAGCATGGAGGCCAAGgctggagctctgcagagcagtgccaaTAACCCACGGCCTCTGAGATGCTCGTTTGGATTCCCACGCAGCGTATGATCGGCGCTAAGTCAGCGCTGGCACGCTGCCATCTTGTTTCTGCCATGCCTCCCACTGTCAGGTATCAGTGGTCTGTTGTGAGCAGCCCACTGAACACCCACATCTGCTGCAACAGATgtcaaaacagtttttaaaccaGTTTTTGAAAAGCTTCCAGGCGCAGCCCCAGGTTGCTCAGTCCCACGCTGAGGGGAGAGATCCGAGCGGCAGTTAATGGGTGGAGCAGCCACCGGAATCCCAGCAGTGTGAGCCTACCCACTGCTGGGCTCCAGCACGTCCAGAGCTCACGGCACAAAGTCCCTCCTTATGCTGGATGTTTCCTCATCTTTTTGACGAGGAAACATCCTTGTCTCTGATTTCCCATCGCTATGTTCAGCCTCATGGAAAAGCCACACGTGCACAGCGGGCTGCCACCTCACTGCTCCCCCACTCTGCTCCTGGATGGCCTCAGctccccccagctctgctgcccccTGGCAGCATCATACCTTCTCTCTGGGGATCTTCTTCTTCCCGCAGCCCTCACAAGTCAATGGAAATTTTGGGCAGACCTCATCGTGAGCCTGTAAAAGAACAGACAGGACGCTTTGGTGCGCTCAGAACTCTCTGTGCTGGCTCAGTTCTGTGACCTCCAGGCTGCCAGCGCTTTGGGTGTGTATGCAGCCGAGTGAGCCTCAGCCTCGATTTAAAGAGTTGccataacattttaaaaggaaaaaaaaaggaaaaaaaagagataacaGCTTTGATGAATCAAGAGAAAGCTCCATGCACGGCTTTGCATGGAAAAGGCGCATTGGGGCAGCATCTCAGCAAGGTCACGAGTGGAAGTTTTCGGGATCAGTtcaacagaaaagcatttttcagccAGAAAGGAAATCATTTAAAACCACCCCCTGTATCTCATGTCACGACAAGGATCACAGCAGTGCCACGCTCTGCCCACAGCACGCACTGCTCAATGGGCACTGCTGGAGCACCGCTGTGCTCCGTGCCGCTTCTACACAGCTCAAACCCATCTCCGTGTGCTCCAACCCACCAGAACAACCGATATTTGGCTTCTGTAATGAGGCATCCAGAAATCACCTCTTGCTTTTCTGTCCGAGCTTACGTGAGCTTCCATGCACCACTGCAAATTCCATTAACAGGCAGATCAAGACTGAGCTAGAAGTGTTTAACAACACCCTTCTggcagtaacagaaaaaaatgacatatttACAAAGCAGCTGTCTGAAACCAGATGCCCTGAAAACCTGCTCACGTTTACCTGTATTAAAACAAGTCACCACCTCCAGGAGGAGGGACATGTGCAAGCTGCTCTCTTACCACATCACAAATTGGAAAGTGAAACCCACAAGTGGCATGCCGGGAATTCTCTCCTTTTCATACTTGAGATGAGCAGGTGGAGCCAAAGGCTCACAGTGCTGTCCCTGAACAGCCACCCCCTGGTTCCCTTGGTGGGCAGAGGAAGGCAGAGGCAGCCTGCAGAGGGGATGAGCCctttcctccagctgctctctgGTTCTACAGCATCAGACAACAACTCCCCATGACCCACAGAGTGCTGGCACAGCAACAGATGCTGCGCTCCGGCTGAAGCAGGAGCCACTGCAGCCACTTGAAAGAGGGGATTTTGCACTTCTCCTGCACCTACGGCGATGTGCGAAATCACCACCTGGTTGTTTGCAGCCTCCCACCTCGCAGTGCTCCTCTCTGTGCTGGCACCTCCCCACAACACACAGCCCTGTGATGGGTGCTGAGCTCACAGCCGGAGCGCTGCAAAACAGCCCTGCACGGCTCCAAGTGCCGCTCAGCAACGTGAGCTCCAACTGGCACAGACCCAAAGCTCCTGGTTCATAGGACATTTGAATACCAACAGCGTAGGGCTCCTCCAGAACCCCTACTTCTGCCCCTGCCCACTCTGTGGGTGCTGCATCGCGCAGGAATGCAGGAATGCTGCCTACCGAAACTCACCCTGCCCAGCAGCTGAGGCAGGCACACGAGCCTGATCTGCAGCACTCTGCCACCCAGGGATGAGGCAATCCTCCTGCCACAGCTCTCCCAAACCCACAGCTGCACACAGGCAGCTCTGATGCCTGGCACCAGCTGCAAGCAGCATCGGAAAACCATTGATGCCACTGTGCCAGGTAAGAGCAGGTCACTCTCCTGCTGTGAACTTGTTCAGAGTAAgatggggggaggagggaggagacAGCAATAAAGGAATTAGAGCCGAGCTGGAAGAGCACAGCCCGAGTCAGACCGTCCCCTGCTACCTCAACACCAACTGCAGTGGctcagctgcttgcagcaggaaaaaaacaaacgtGGGCAGAAGTCAGCCTCCACAACACCACCTCCTTCCCGCTCAACAACACCAAAGCCATTGGCTGATCTCACAGATCGATCTCCCTCCCTAAAAACAAAGCGTTCCAGCAGCGCTGCCGCACAGCACATCGGCTGCACCCTGCAAGGACGGGCAATTCTGCAGGAGCTGAGCGGCTGGGAAAGCGGCCTCCAGCAGCCTCCCAGGGCCAGGACAGCCCCACGCTCACGGACAACCACTGCAGCACGATGGGCTGCGGCGGAGGCACCCAGCACTCCTCCCCTCACCTCCAGGTCCCGCAGCGGCCTGCGGTGCGCAGGATATAACTCTCGTACCTTAATATCTGGGAAGTAGAAAAGTGATTTGCAGTATTTGCAGTTGAGGGTTCTCTCGGGGCACTCCCGCTCAGAGTGGCGCTCCTTCTCATTCAGAGGGATCACACCTCTGCATGCCTGGCACTCAATCAGCAGGAACGGGCAGTTCCCCTCATGGCAGCTCTGTGacagggagagcagcacagTTCAGTACAGCCGGACAGAAAAGCAGACACACACGGGCAGAGAAGCTGGGCTTAGCAACAGCAGCTGATCCCCAGAGCTGGAATGATCATCTGCTAAGGAATGCcaggaggagctgctctgccGGGCCTGCGTAAATGAGACAAAAGGGAAAACTGCAGTTTAATCTGATTGCTGCTCCAGGTATCAAAAGCTCCGCTGAACTTGACTTGAACTACTTCTGAAAGTCACCAACCCCACGTCGTGGTGGTGGAACAGGATTTGTCCTTGCCTCCAGCTGCCCCGCTCCAAACATGGCACGAATGAACATCTATGCCAAGAAGGTTTCTCAACTGTGCTGGGAAATCCATCAGCACAACACAATGCTGGGGACAAGGCAGGcagctgagaacagccagcagcactctgctgcGAGCCCCTGTTGTCTGCACACAGCACAGGCTGGGCTGCACCCCGCAGTGCTCCACACAGCATCCCAGGGGTGCAGGTTGCTCCGGGAAAGTGCTCCGAGCATAGAAACAAGACGACATGCACAAAGCCAAagggggtggcagcagggagggagtagctaagaggaaggaaaacttgcagaaaggcagaggagaaaCAGCTGGAAGGGGActggcacacagagcacagccagagCTGTGGCACTGCCAGCCCAGACGCTGCAGCAGAGTTAATTCAGCCTCATAAACTGCTGAACCTACAGCTGGTGTGCAGATCAACCACCActcactgctcagagctgcGGCCGGGCAAACTCAGGGCATGGAAACCATGGCTGCCCGCACAGTGCTTGCTGGAGGGCAGCACAAAAGTTGACAGACATGATGTTATGGCTTTTACAGGGCCTCCCTCACTTCTGTTTGCAGAATGAGGACCTGTGCTGCAGAACTTCTGCTTTCGGCAGCCTATGCTGTCATTAATCAGCTTTTAGGACTGATGAGACAGATGTTTGATTTGGTATCCAGAGGTTAGAAAGAATTTGAGGTGGTGTTTCTGACAACAAAGCAGCTCAAGAGGCAGCAGTGGTGTCTGGGGAGGGCCGGCACCAtgagaaacactgaaagcagcagcagcacttctaCCGCTTCCTGGGATGGATTCTGCCTTTCCTACTGCTTGAGTAACACAATGCTGTGGGGCATCCAAGGATGCTTTCCCcagtttcttcttttgcagTCCCCGCCAGCTCAGAGGATGGGTTTTGCCAGGAGGACTCAGATCTCAGTTGGAGCAGCCTGAGTTCCCTGCTGGGTGGGAGCTGCTCCATCCACACAGACAACCAAATCTGCTCGCCAAGGAAATTCAGTGTGACCATAGCAGGCTCTAATGAGTCGGGGTAAACTGCTGCTCGATAACTAGGAGGTTCAGAGGAACTGCAAACAGACATAACACCATGAGGCCAGCTCCCAGGTACCACGCAGCCACTTGGCAAAGCCCCAAGAGGTGCTGCCCCACATCAGCCAAGGTCACGGCCTCAGAACAAGCTGTCACAGCCCCATCACGCTGTCCTGCCAGCGATGCCAGGCACCTGCACGTTTCATAGCACGCATCTGAACTCACCACTGCTGCGTGGTCCTGACAGCCAAACGCTGCCAGGCACTAGCAGCAGGAAAGCCTGCCCTGTTCCATGCACACCACCCAACACCCCAAGCAGCCCTCAGGGCTCcgctgctctgcagagctctccCTTCCTCTGAGAGGACACATCCAGCCCGTGACACGGCTTTGTTGCTCTCCTTGTTATGTTTTAATGACAAATATACTAAAAATTAAAACGCTTTGTTACTTATGTTACCTGTATTATGTACTTTACAAGGACTGATCTGAAAGTactgcctcctgttttatgatgtttgCCCACAACACCACAAACAGATGTTgatgggatggcagcagaggccaaaccttcctaccaatatcCCGTtgtgttgctgctgtgtgacagaatgGTGCATGACATGGGAGTGTGTATGGAGCAAACATGTGGAAtcgaattcctccatgcagaaaaaatgccaGTGAGTGccattcactgatgcttgtgaacactgatggagaccaaagagtggacgtgagcacagtgaggggtgggtggtgcatttcagcagtggtgacagcgaCAGCGTCTGCTGGTGTGGGTTTGTtgatcactgatgaaaatgcagagagctaatggtggtgactatgctgaaaaacagcatttcgTAGCTGAGAATTCGCTCCACCAAACAGCTTTACTGTGCTCACTGTCTTTGTTGCAGCTTCCATGGAAACAcagaggaggcattactttcagagcaaccaaGCCCAAGACAACATCTCttcacccagcacagcccagccatGCCAACAGGTCGGACACCATCACTCCAAgcagcatctccagcagcacacagctggatGTCTTGCACCAAAACGAGCACCTGGCTGAAACTTCAGTGACACCAAGCACACAGCAAAGGCAATGCTGAGGCAGGGGATGGGCAGGGGAGGGCAGGCTGCGCTGCGCCCTCAGCTGAGGCTGTGCCCAGCAGAAGGGTGGCTGCAGCACGAGGCCAAGAACTGCACAGGCATGTGGAGAAGGGCAGATTTTGCAACATGGAAAAGGCAAACCAGTGGTGAGCAGCTTGATCTCAAGGCCAATCGCTTTGCTTTGTCCAAAGAGCTGACAGAATCTCTTTATCTTTTACAGAAGGGTGTGTGTGCCTGGGGCTCTGGCACTCGCCTGATCTCTGGAATCCAAGGAATTCTGAGCTGGCAGTGAAGTGCTGCCCCAAAATGCCAACAGCCGTGCACAGAGGCTTCCAAGGTTTTCACACAGGCTTTAATGGGACCCATCGCCCCCTCCCAGCTTCAAAGTCAGTCAGGTGCAGCTCTTGGTCTGCAAAGGCTCGAGCTAAGCCTGCGAACAAGGTGGGCCACCGCAGTGAGGCTGAGCGGCTcccagcagtgtgctgtgagCACATCGCGGCTGGCAGGACTTTCCAGCCCCCTCCCACGTGCCCAGTGCTCCCCATGCTCACCTCCCACCGCACAGCCTGGATGGAGCTGCcagccactgctgctccccacAGGCAGGCAGGCACTGTTTGTGGGCTTCAGCTCCTGCGAGCAAAGGCACATCACGTCCCTTCTGCTGCAACAGGAGGCCCTTCTGGACACCCTTCTATGCTACCATGGGGTACTGCAGCACGTGGGTCCTCCTGGGAAGAAGCAATCTGGTCCTCATCAGCCACCTGCAAACAACACTCAACACCATGTTGCAACCTGGAGCCAAAATCTTCCAATCTCTGATTCTATAAGGAACTCTGGTTGCTCTGGTACAGAGTTACCAAGTGCTCTTGCCACAACTCTAAGAAAGCTGCATCTATGCTGGTGATGCTGCTATAAAATATCTAACATATCCGTTTCAGAGGAACCAGGTGAGTATTTCCAagaccagcagctctgctccaaaCCACAGCCTGAGGCTGAAAGCCAACACCAAGAGCTACCAGGGCACTCTCAGGGACACGGCTGAGACCATCCAGTAGTGAAGCTCAGGATTCCAACTGC
This window of the Meleagris gallopavo isolate NT-WF06-2002-E0010 breed Aviagen turkey brand Nicholas breeding stock chromosome 19, Turkey_5.1, whole genome shotgun sequence genome carries:
- the TRAF2 gene encoding TNF receptor-associated factor 2 isoform X2: MAAANSTPPGSLDLNQPGFAKEILGTKLEVKYLCSDCRNILRRPFQAQCGHRYCSYCLKKIISSGPQKCASCIQEGIYEEGVSILETSSAFPDNAARREVESLPAVCINEGCTWKGTIKEYEAHDEVCPKFPLTCEGCGKKKIPREKFQDHVKNCGKCKVPCRFEVVGCAEMVENEKLPEHESKCLAEHLYMLLSFVLSLKSGSGGLKHLPALPSSQSSSPLLAANSLCPESELFKSLELLGRCDALEKKTVTFENIVCVLNREVERVSLTAEAYSRQHRLDQEQIETLSNKVRQLERSIGLKDLAMAEMEEKIRNMEASTYDGVFIWKITEFARKRQEAITGRSPAIFSPAFYTSKYGYKMCLRVYLNGDGTGRGTHLSLFFVVMKGPNDALLRWPFNQKVTLMLLDQNNREHIIDAFRPDVTSSSFQRPVTEMNIASGCPLFCPVSVMEAKNSYVRDDAIFIKAIVDLSGL
- the TRAF2 gene encoding TNF receptor-associated factor 2 isoform X1 — its product is MAAANSTPPGSLDLNQPGFAKEILGTKLEVKYLCSDCRNILRRPFQAQCGHRYCSYCLKKIISSGPQKCASCIQEGIYEEGVSILETSSAFPDNAARREVESLPAVCINEGCTWKGTIKEYESCHEGNCPFLLIECQACRGVIPLNEKERHSERECPERTLNCKYCKSLFYFPDIKAHDEVCPKFPLTCEGCGKKKIPREKFQDHVKNCGKCKVPCRFEVVGCAEMVENEKLPEHESKCLAEHLYMLLSFVLSLKSGSGGLKHLPALPSSQSSSPLLAANSLCPESELFKSLELLGRCDALEKKTVTFENIVCVLNREVERVSLTAEAYSRQHRLDQEQIETLSNKVRQLERSIGLKDLAMAEMEEKIRNMEASTYDGVFIWKITEFARKRQEAITGRSPAIFSPAFYTSKYGYKMCLRVYLNGDGTGRGTHLSLFFVVMKGPNDALLRWPFNQKVTLMLLDQNNREHIIDAFRPDVTSSSFQRPVTEMNIASGCPLFCPVSVMEAKNSYVRDDAIFIKAIVDLSGL